TGAAATTCGACTCCTACGACGTAGGCGGGTTCTATGACGAGATGTTTGGACCCGAAGGTGAGCCGCGTCCGGGGACGCGACTGCTGGCGCAACGACTCGAATCCATCCCGGAAACCGAGATTTTACAGCGCCAGCGAGCCGCTGAAGCCGCCCTGCTCAAACTCGGGATTACCTTCAATGTCTATGGCAACTCAGACGGAATCGAGAAGATTTTCCCGTTTGACATCATCCCCCGCATCGTCGAAGCCCACGAATGGGCGCCAATCGAAACGGGTCTCAAACAGCGAATTCAGGCATTGAATCTGTTTATTGACGACGTGTACCACGACCAGAAAATCATTCGTGACGGCGTTGTTCCAGAACACATCATCACGTCGAGCAAGTGCTTTTTGCGACCCTGCATGGGGCTGAACCCGCCTCATGGCGTGTGGTGCCATATCACCGGAACCGACCTGGTTCGCGATGATGAGGGTCAGTTTTTCGTGCTCGAAGACAATCTCCGCTGTCCATCAGGCGTGTCGTACGTGCTCGAAAACCGGGTTGTCATGAAACGCACGTTTCCGCACGTGTTTGAAGATTCGCGGGTGCGCCCGGTCAACCAGTACCCGAGCAAACTGCTTGAGACGCTGGAGCGGCTGGCACCACATCACGTGTCTGACCCGACCGTGGTGCTGCTCACGCCTGGGGTTTACAACTCAGCCTACTTTGAACATTCCTTCCTCGCCCAGCAAATGGGCGTTCAACTGGTCGAAGGCCGTGACCTTGTGGTCGAAGATAAATATGTCTATATGCGGACCACCAAAGGCTTTCGGCGGGTGGATGTCATTTATCGCCGAATTGACGATGATTTTCTGGATCCACAGAAGTTTCGGGCTGATTCCATGCTGGGTGTTCCTGGGTTGATGGACGTTTACCGTTCCGGGCGGGTCGCACTGGCCAACGCTCCGGGCACGGGCGTGGCGGATGACAAGGTCATCTATGCCTACGTTCCCGCCATCATCAAGTACTACCTCGACGAAGACCCGATTTTACCCAACGTTCCAACCTATCTGTGCAGCGATGAAAAACAATTGCAGCACGTGCTGGCCAATCTTGACAAGCTGGTGGTGAAAACGGCCAACGGGTCAGGAGGCTACGGCATGCTGGTCGGCCCCTGTGCCAGTGCCGCGGAACGCGCCACATTTGCCGACGCCGTGCGTGCCAATCCGCGCGAATACATTGCCCAACCGACGCTCCAGCTTTCGCGTGTGCCAACCTTGATTGGCAATCACCTCGAAGGCCGCCACGTTGATTTGCGCCCCTATGTACTTTATGGAGAAGAGATTTACGTGCTTCCAGGTGGGTTGACGCGAGTCGCCCTAACCAAAGGTTCGCTGGTGGTCAATTCGTCACAGGGCGGCGGGAGTAAGGATACGTGGGTGCTTTCGGAATAATCGGGTTCAGGGTTCAGGGTTCGGGGTTCGGGGTTCAGGGTTCAGGGTTCAGGGTTCAGGGTTCAGGGTTCAGGGTTCAGGGTTCAGGGTTCAGGGTTCAGGGTTCAGGGTTCAGGGTTCAGGGTTCAGGGTTCAGGGTTTTCGAATTATGAGGAGATAGATAGGACTGAGAATCTGCAACAACCGCCTCAGTCAACCTCGACATCAAGCGGCATCATCTTCCAGGGCATCAAGCCTGGTAGCATTATCAGCCAGCATCAGGGTCATGGAGTTTAAGCGTCGGTCAATCTTTCGAAAACCAGCTTTTGTCTCTGCTTCCAACCGCTCAAGTCGGCCTTTGACGTCAGCCAATTCTGATTCCAGGTGTTCAAACCGTGGAATTACTTCCTGTACCAAGGCTTCACGAACAACTTCAGCCAGCATTTGCCTTAGATCATTTCGAGTTTGATAGCTTTCTGGCGGCGGATAGTTTTTGGTTGGGTCTTCGCTCATATTGTCTTCCTTTCGAACATGAGTGTTGTTGGATGCTCATCTGATTGTGCCATAACAGGAGTGTAAAACAATTGAATTTTACCTCGACCACGTAGGTAAAAGCTCATTGCTCATCATACTCACTGTCACTCAAAAAGGATTTACCACTATGCTCAGTCGCGTTGCTGATTCGATCTACTGGATGAGCCGCTCTATTGAACGGGCGGAGAATGTCGCCCGCTTTGTGGATGTCACCTTAAACCTGATGCTCGATTTGCCGGAAGCAACGGTGGATCAGTGGCGACCAATTGTGGACACCAGTGGCGATTTTCAGCTTTTTCGCCAGCTTGGCTACGACGCCACGGAAGACAACGTCGTCCGCTTCCTGACCTTTGACGAACGCAACCCCAATTCGATCCTGTCGTGTTTACAGGCGGCGCGGGAAAATGCCCGGTCCGTCAGGTCGGTGATCTCGTCGGAAATGTGGGAGCAACTCAATACCTTTTACCTGATGGTCAAGGAAGCCGCCGCCGCACCAGGTCATCTGGATCACCATTCGTTTTTCTCGCGAGTCAAACTGGCCAGCCATTTGTTTGTCGGCGTCACCGATGCCACCATGTCGCACGGCGAAGCCTGGCACTTCAACCGGCTAGGTCGCTTGCAGGAACGGGCCGACAAAACGTCGCGGATTCTGGATGTGAAGTATTTTCTGTTGCTGCCAAGTCCAAACTACGTGGGAACGGCGCTGGATGACGTGCAGTGGTCAGCGTTGTTAAAGTCGGCCAGCGCACTCGAAATGTACCGCAAACGCTATGGCCGGATTGCTCCGGGCGACATTGCCGAGTTTTTGATTCTGGATCGCGAATTTCCACGTGCGATTCGATTTTGCCTGTTTCGCTGTGAAGAATCCCTGCGCGGGATTTCGGGCTCGCTCCCTGGAACCTACAGCAACACACCGGAAAGAAAACTGGGGCGCTTGCGTTCCGAACTCGATTGCACCACGATAGAGGAAATCATCGGCGCCGGGCTACACGAGTTTCTGGACCGATTTCAAGCCGACCTGAATGCCGTGGGAGACAGCATCTTTGAAGCCTTCTTCGCCATGCGCCCGATGAGCCAAACCGCCATTCAACAATAAGGATCATTCACCAATGACATTTTGCCTGGGCATTGCCGTCCAAGACGGATTGATTGGAATTGCAGACACGCGGATCACAGCCGGAATGGAAATGAGTTCATCACGCAAACTCATCACCCGCCAGTTTGAAAACAACGCCTTGTTTTTGATGACGTCCGGCTTGCGCTCCACTCGTGATAAAGCGGTGATGTATTTTGACGAATATCTCAATGACGAAGGCCGAACCTTCGACAAATTGCACAAAGCCGTGAATGCCTACTGTGGATTTGTCCGGCAGGTGGCCGATGAAGACCAGTCTTCGCTCTCACGCAGCGGCCTGTTTTTCGACCTGCACACGTTGATTGGCGGCCAGTTTGAAAAAGATGAGACCCACAAATTGTATCTGGTGTATCCGCAGGGCAACTGGGTTGAAATCCTGACCGATACACCGTTTTGCATCATTGGCCGCTCAGCCTATGGGAAACCGCTCCTGGATCGGATGCTGACGTATCCGACCAGCCTGGAACATGCGCTCAACATTGGGTTTCTGGCGTTTGATTCGACATGCACCAGCGTGACCGAAGTTGATTTTCCGATTGATATTGCCCTCTATCGCACCGGCTCGTTTGCGATTTCCGAACACCGGTTCGCCCAAAATGAACTGCAGGAAGCCTCAGAATGGTGGCATACCCGACTCAGTGAACTGGTCAAAGACGCACCTTCAAACTGGGCGAAGAAGTTCTTTTCAAAAACCGAAGCCGCGCATTCCTAAATCAATCAGGATTGGAAAACCAAGAACTGGGATCAGGGGTCAGGGAATTGTTTTTCTCAACGGTTGTGTTTTGAGCGAATGCAACGAGAAACCTGGCTTTAAAATTTTGAACCCTGACCCCTGATTGAACCCTGACCCCTACAATGTCAGCACCCAAAAGCCACCAGAATCTCCACGGTATGAACGACCTGCCACGTATCCCCTTCTTTGGCTTTTATCCGGAATCGAATCGTACTGACACCCGGACTATAAGGCATATTCCCGCCTTCTGGTTTCTGTTTTGCGACGTTTAACCATCTTTCCTCATTTTGGGAATAGAGCCCTTCATACAAAGTAGCATTTATCTTCTCTTGTTCGACGATTGCTTGATAAAGCTCCTCTTTGGTGTAATCCGGGAATCGGTCCTCATCCTTGAAGGTGATGGGATTTCCGCTAAAAACATGTCGTTGGGGTGAAGTCAGCTCAACCCAGGTTGACCGCCCGTGTTTCCAGTCTAAAAGATACAAGGGAAGACCTTCATCATTAATCATCAGGCTGGTTTCGATTTGTTGTTCAATTTTAAATTCCCGGGTATCTTCTGGTTTGGGAGTGAGCCGGATTCTTACATTCTCATACAGGTTGTCCAACCCCATTTCAAACTTCACAAGATCAGATGGATTCTTTTGAAACAATCGCCACCTTCCTTCATCCGATAAATCTTTCCCAGTGATTTTAATCCCCTGAAGCCGAGCATTCGAAATATCAGATTGTGAAAGGTTGAACATTCCTTTTGTTCTAAATCCACCAACTCCGATCAATGTCACGCATACCAAACTCAGTATCATTAATAATTTCAGACTTTTGCTTAATATCATACCTTACTCCGATTAACAGTTTGTGCTATTTCTCCATTAACTAAAAAGCAATCAAGCGTTAACTTAATACCACGTGTAAACAATTACTATCTGTGGCTTTTTTCTCATGTGAGGATTCCACTTCAAAATAGTATAACTTCCAAAAACTGGGGTTAGCATCCCAGTGCCGTTGCAATGTCTACAATGTGGATGACCTGCCAGGTATCGCCTTCTTTTGCCTGGATTCGAAGTCGAATAGTACTTACGCCAGGGCTATAAATAACCCACCCCTCTTGCGGTTTTTGCTTCACCAGCTTCAGCCATTTATCGTCATTTGGGTCATAGGTGTAATTGCCACTCCTGGCATCCCGTTTCCCTTGTTTGATAACCGCCTGATAGAGTTCCTTTTTGGTAAAGGCTGGGAATCGGCGGCTATCCTTTTCCGTGATTGCTTTTCCACGAAAAATATTTGGCTGGATTGCAGTTAATTCAATCCAGCGTGATAACCCGTGTTTCCAGTTCGAAAGATCAAGATGTGGTCCCTCATCATTGATGGTCATGCTGGTTTCGATTTGTTGCTCAATTTTAAATTCCCTGGTGTCTCCTGGTTTAGGCTTTACTCGAATCTGCACCTTTTCATATTCACTGGTATAGTCCATCTCCAACTTAACCTGTGTGGATGGTTTCTTTTTCGTGAGTTTCCATTTTTTCTTATCCCAGGAGTTGATTCCTGAAATTTCAATCAGGTCAAGTTTTTGAGCCAGGATGGGTGATTCAACTTCAGGTTGCTGAGCCCAAATTGGTGAGTGAAAAGACAGATTTCCAAAAATCCCGACTCCAAACTGAAGCAATACAATTAAACAACATTTTAATTTCAACTGGTTTTTCATATCAGGTCCTATCTTCTTTTTTGTGTGAGTTACACCAATACCACATGTAAGTGGTCATTATGCTTGGCTTTGTATTTCACAATCCCTTTGAAACCAGGAGCGTTGTAAATAACTTCATCATTAAAAAATATCTCTCTCACTGGAAATAATCTCAAAATTAATTGAATCAGTTCTTTAGTCAGAGCCCGATCATAGGTAGAATCGCTATAGGATACATTTGCTCCTGGCCCCCACTTTGAGTCTTTTCGAATGGGCCTCATGTCAATAGTTTTGCCATCTCGATGTGAGCCATGTGGCGGGAAGGAGATTCCACCAGGCCGACTGATATCACCAATCTGAATCGGACGAGAGGAATGCCGCTGATACCACTCCCGACCAAGCGTCCGCAGGCGATCAATCGTTTCCCGAGTCCCGATTTGATCAGGCATGTCTTCGATATTCCCTTTGACACCTGGATGAAACCGGTTGTAAGTTACAAAACCCAGGCCATGTTCCGGTAACTCCCATCGAATCTCACGGTTGCCATTTTTTGGTATTTCGGCACTGGTTAACTCACGCGGTGATGGTCCTTCAGAGGTCCAGGGACCAACCACTCTCACGCCTACGACAAATTCTGACTGCTGAACCCGTTGCCTGATCGAATCAGCCGATTCACGCAGGTTTGGTGGCCGGTTTGTGGTTGAATCAGCGTTAAACAACAGCGCGGCAAACGTTTCATCGCCCGGTTTTACGCGACCTAAAGACCGTTGCGAGATTCCCCGGACTTTGGCCCGCTGAAAGGCAATGAGTGCCTGTTGTGTGTGCCACCCCCAATTTCTATCTTCAACGATGGACTGCATTCCAGGAACATTCTTGACATTTAAATTCAGCAGTTTCTGGATTTCCAGCACGTCTCCCTTGTCGTTGCGTTCACCTTGTCCGACATTTCCCTTTAGCATTTTATTTGAAGCTCCTTCTTCAATTTCAATTTCGTTTGGCCAGTGGAATTTAATTTTCACGGCCAGTTGACTGAGTAAGTGCAAATGCCAGGCCAAAAATAATTAGGCCGGGAAGTTCAAAATGAACTTCCCGGCCCTTTGTTTTTCACGGTCGTCTTTCTGGAAGGAATAAATGCCATTTCCTCGCTGGCTCAGAGAACTCACTCCTCTTCCGGTTCGAAAGGCAGGGAGGAAATGGCAAACTTGAAAACGGGGCTGGGGGCTTGGGGCGACTGAAGGGATGAGGGATGAAGGATGAGGGATGAAATAAAACCAGTTCTTCAGCCCGACTTCTTCAGCCCGATGTCTTCAGCCCTGTTTTTTTCAGCCCTTAGTCCTAATTGGCTCGCCCGCCTGACTTGCGTAGCGAAACATCGCCCGAGGCTGATTTGATTGAAATCCGCATTCCGCCATTGCCGATGCTGCCGCGAGCCGATGCGCCGGGGCCGTATTCGTGCTTTTCAACGTTCAGTGGGAAATCTGAATTCACATCACCGCTCACTGTCGCCATATCTACCTGAGCGCCCAGGTTTGCCGGAACGCGGACGTCAACATCGCCGCTGGCTGAGGCAAATTCCATTTTTCCGCTCGCATTGGACAGGTTTGTAATGTTGACTTTAACGTCGCCGCTGGCAGTTTTGGCGCTCACCAGTCCTTCGGCATCATCCACCAGCACATCGCCGCTGGCGGTGGCAACGTCAATATCACCTGAAGAATTCACCACTCGCACATCACCGCTGGCCGACTTGGCGTCAATATCGCCCGTGACTTCTTCAAGGGAAATATCACCGCTGGCGGTGGCAATTTTGTCAAACTGGAATTTAGTTGATTTGGGAACCTGGACTTCGAAATTGACGCTGGCGTCACAGTTGCAATTTTGGGGATATTTGACCCGGAGTTCGACCCGGTTGCCGCTGCTCAGATCTTCGATTTCAACGCGGTCAGCGTCGCGACCTTCTTTGATGGCTGTCACCTGGACGGTCTCACCGCCATAACCGTGAATTTTGATGTCACCTGAAACATTTTTGACGCTGATGCTGCCACCGGCTGACAGCGGGTAGGATTTTTGGAAGTTTTGAGCCATCGCAACGCCAGAAGCGGCGATCATCAGAACAAGTGCGAATGCGAAATGGGAAAAGTGTTTTTTCATATTGTCTCCTCGGGGGATTCCTTTCAAATGTGTTTTGATTCTCTTGACCTGTTGCCCGAGTGTGTGTGAGACAATTAGAAAAAGTTGCAGAAAAAATTTTAGGGATGCGAGTCAGTAGTCAGTAGTCAGTAGTCAGTAGTCAGTAAAGGGCTCCCCATTGTCTAGACAAAAAAACCAGGTTTTGAAGTTAATCCCTGAGGACGCGATGTGAAAGTGAATCGGTCAACTCGCCTGAGT
This region of Acidobacteriota bacterium genomic DNA includes:
- a CDS encoding DUF4097 family beta strand repeat protein produces the protein MKKHFSHFAFALVLMIAASGVAMAQNFQKSYPLSAGGSISVKNVSGDIKIHGYGGETVQVTAIKEGRDADRVEIEDLSSGNRVELRVKYPQNCNCDASVNFEVQVPKSTKFQFDKIATASGDISLEEVTGDIDAKSASGDVRVVNSSGDIDVATASGDVLVDDAEGLVSAKTASGDVKVNITNLSNASGKMEFASASGDVDVRVPANLGAQVDMATVSGDVNSDFPLNVEKHEYGPGASARGSIGNGGMRISIKSASGDVSLRKSGGRAN
- a CDS encoding circularly permuted type 2 ATP-grasp protein; the encoded protein is MKFDSYDVGGFYDEMFGPEGEPRPGTRLLAQRLESIPETEILQRQRAAEAALLKLGITFNVYGNSDGIEKIFPFDIIPRIVEAHEWAPIETGLKQRIQALNLFIDDVYHDQKIIRDGVVPEHIITSSKCFLRPCMGLNPPHGVWCHITGTDLVRDDEGQFFVLEDNLRCPSGVSYVLENRVVMKRTFPHVFEDSRVRPVNQYPSKLLETLERLAPHHVSDPTVVLLTPGVYNSAYFEHSFLAQQMGVQLVEGRDLVVEDKYVYMRTTKGFRRVDVIYRRIDDDFLDPQKFRADSMLGVPGLMDVYRSGRVALANAPGTGVADDKVIYAYVPAIIKYYLDEDPILPNVPTYLCSDEKQLQHVLANLDKLVVKTANGSGGYGMLVGPCASAAERATFADAVRANPREYIAQPTLQLSRVPTLIGNHLEGRHVDLRPYVLYGEEIYVLPGGLTRVALTKGSLVVNSSQGGGSKDTWVLSE
- a CDS encoding peptidase, translating into MTFCLGIAVQDGLIGIADTRITAGMEMSSSRKLITRQFENNALFLMTSGLRSTRDKAVMYFDEYLNDEGRTFDKLHKAVNAYCGFVRQVADEDQSSLSRSGLFFDLHTLIGGQFEKDETHKLYLVYPQGNWVEILTDTPFCIIGRSAYGKPLLDRMLTYPTSLEHALNIGFLAFDSTCTSVTEVDFPIDIALYRTGSFAISEHRFAQNELQEASEWWHTRLSELVKDAPSNWAKKFFSKTEAAHS
- a CDS encoding alpha-E domain-containing protein, which encodes MLSRVADSIYWMSRSIERAENVARFVDVTLNLMLDLPEATVDQWRPIVDTSGDFQLFRQLGYDATEDNVVRFLTFDERNPNSILSCLQAARENARSVRSVISSEMWEQLNTFYLMVKEAAAAPGHLDHHSFFSRVKLASHLFVGVTDATMSHGEAWHFNRLGRLQERADKTSRILDVKYFLLLPSPNYVGTALDDVQWSALLKSASALEMYRKRYGRIAPGDIAEFLILDREFPRAIRFCLFRCEESLRGISGSLPGTYSNTPERKLGRLRSELDCTTIEEIIGAGLHEFLDRFQADLNAVGDSIFEAFFAMRPMSQTAIQQ